ATTCCCTCCTATTTTTCTTCACCTGCAAGTTTAACCACTCCCTCGAAACGGCCATATCGACAAGTCCTTGGATTCTTCGTAGCAATTCACTCTCGGAAAAAGTCAACGAATTTGCTACACACGAAAAGTTACCGATTTGACAGTGGTATGCGCACAGGCTCGATAGCGATGGGAAGGCGAAAAACAAGACTATCTGTTACAGCATGCTGACCACAAATTTAAAACGCTATAAAGATATCGCTGTGCTGATCCTGAAGTACGCCCGGTCCGATCTTATTAAGAATGTGCGGTTCGAGGAAACGGAAATTTTGCGGGAAGCCCGGGAAAGCACAAGATTGAAAGCGCAAAACCTTGCAAAGGATCTGGAGAATCTAGGTCCAACTTTCATTAAGATCAGGCAATTGCTTTCCACCCGGGTGGAACTCTTTCCCCCTGATTGTCTGTTGGAATTGGAAAGGTTGCAGGACCGTGTTGAGCCGTTTTCCTTTGCCGAAGTAGAAGACATTGTGCAAAACGAATTGGGTTTGCGAATCTCCAAAGCCTTTCAAGAATTCGAAGCCGACGGCTTTCTGATCGTGAATATCTCCCTTCACGACCGCAGAAAATCGTAGTGGCAGAGCATTTACATCGGATTTGAACAGATCAGCTATCGGAGAATGCTTGCAACAGTACTAGCCGCTTGTGGGGAGTAAATGCTCTGCTTGAAGGCATAATTGCAGAGCATTTTCGCGGCCTCCAGGTAAGTCCAATCTGGGCTGACTTAGAAAGATAACATGTTTATACACGTCTTAATGGAAAATGCTCTGCCACTACCAAAAAGGAAAGGGCGCGGAGATTCGCGCCCCTCGTCAAACGGCTCGTCTTCCGGAAAGAAGGTTAATCACGAGCACAGCCAAAGCAATTACCAACAGGATATGGACTAAACCACCTGCAACATTGGTTGCAAATCCCAGCACCCAGAGCGCCAGGAGAATAACGAAAATCGTCCACAACATAGCTACCTCACTTTCTCAAAAATTGTGTTGAGAACGGAGCCGGCTTTCACCGGTTCCGTTCTAAACAAAATTTGTTCAGTTAGGACGATCCCCTGGAAGCACGTTTGGAGTCTCGCTTTCGACTGTCTGATTTATGCCGGTTTTCATTAGTACCTTCAGATTGTCTTTCAGGATGATCAGTTCCATGACTGGGAACTTCCTGACGAGGTATTGGTTCGCGAGGCGGAATTTCCCAGATGGTCTTGTTTTGTTCTTTCATTAGATCCTCCTTTCTGGTTTTTTCACCTCTTCTCGAAACTAAGACCGGTGGGTTTTGAAATCAACGAAATCTGTTGAATCTTTTGTCATAGATTTCACCCCAAAAAAACGTCTGGAAGGCGTTGCAAATACCGTCGGATGGATACTATTTTGCAACTAGGAGGCGTAACATGAGTATATTGCAAATGATTGATAAGGACCACAAAACCATTTCATTCCTTTTTGCGCGCTATCACAAACGGATAACCGGGGGGCAAAGAAACGATCAGAATTGTTCGATGTTTTGAAGGATGAGCTGGAAATTCATACCCATATGGAAGAGGCAGTTTTTTATCCCGCCTTAAAAGATGATGCAGCTGACCTTATCCAGGAATCATTGAAGGAACATTCCATCGTTGAAGATCTGTTGAGAGAGCTGGAAGTTCAACCCAAGAATTCTACCGAATGGATGTACAAACTTGCCGAACTACGAATCAAAGTGGAACATCACATTCACGAAGAAGAACAGGAAGTTTTTCCACTCGCGCGCAGGGTTATGGACGAAAATGAATTGGACGGGCTAGGGAGGGCAGCTCAACTAGACCGGTCGGAACTATTCGCCCTGAAATAGGTTCAAGAGTGCACGATTGTTTTCAGCTTGCCTCAGTAAGAGCAATGCTAATGGAGTATAAAAAGCAAGATAACCGCTGCTCAGTCCGGTCAATGTGACGAACAAAGCAATTGCTAAGGAGTTGTCCATCCGGAATTTTTCATCTGCCGAACAAAAAACAACATCGACAGAAGCACCCAGCATAATCCTGTATTCTGCAACTGCCCTAACTTCCATGAGGTAGTGAGTAAACCGCCTGCAAGAAGAACAGGCGCGAAAGCAGCGCCAACCTCCAAACATAAGAGTGAAGCGGCGGCACCAATCGTCAGCCGGTTCATTTGATAAGTCAGGTTATATAATCGATTAGCGACATTCTATTATGCATGATCTACCCTCTTGAACCCTTGAACCTTTGAACCTCTGCTATGCCACGCGACTCAGCCGTTGAACGTGTAAGAGTTCATCCACCATGTGTTCAAAAGCCTTCAAGAAATCAGCATCTCGCAATTTTTCATTGCAGTCATGACAGCATTCCGTAAAGACGGTTGCCATTAACGCGCGAACCGCAATTTCCGGATCAACCTGTTGCCAGCATCCCAAAATTTTTCGCAAGCTATGAAAAGTGTTACGTGGCATTTGTTTCCTCCAATGCACTCAATGATGAGCCCGGCCGGAACTTTTGTAAGTCCGTAAAACAAGAGGCTTCCTGTCGTTGCTGAAGATTTGGTTGTCATAGTTCTTCTACTACAGGCCGGACGGAACATGACACTACAATCCGCCCTCTTTCGATACCTTCGCCTTTGGATAAAAAGTAAGTTTGTTCGTGTATGCGATCTAGCCATGAAAAAAGTACGTGATGTGAGGACGAAATTTTGGCGTCGTAGGTTTTACGACAAGGACGTTGCCGGTTTGTACGACAACGAAATGCTGTTCTTTGCGATATCGGACCGGTCGTCGAGACGTGTACTCTCGGACTAGTCCACTATGACATAGGAGGTTCTGACCCGATGGGATTGAAAAAACGGAAAGCAGTAAAAGAAGATAATACGAAACAGACATTACAGTCCTACCTGAACGAAATCTCGATGATCCCACTACTGACTGTTGAGGAAGAGCGGGCGCTCGGGTATCGCGCGCGAATGGGCGATGAAGAAGCCGTTCAAAAATTGGTGGAATCAAACCTGCGATTTGTCGTCAAAGTCGCTAAAAAATACAGACGCTACGGCGTTCCTTTCCTGGATTTGATCAATGAAGGAAACCTTGGCCTCATCGAAGCGGCGCGAAGATTCGATTCGGATCGAAACGTTCGTTTCATTTCCTATGCAATCTGGTGGATAAGGCAATCTATTCTCACAGTTTTATCAGATATGAGTCATCCACTGCGATTGCCTTTAAAGGTAAACAATATGCTTTACAAAGTTGGCCTGACAGCCTCCCGTTTCGCCAATGATCTTAACGGTAAACCATCATTGCATGACATTGCCGGAGGCGTGGGGCTTTCGATTGAAGAGCTGACGGAAATTCTAAAAGTCGGAGGAGAAGCGTTATCGCTGGATCAGCCGATGCGGGAAAGCAACCGTGTACTGGAGAATTTGCTGCCTCAAAACAACACCATCACCGCCGAAGATTGTTTAATGCGGGACGCTCTGAAACAGGATTTACGCAATGCGATGAAACAGTTGCGCGAAAATGAACGTGAAGTCCTGAATTTGCGTTTCGGATTAGATCAGGAAAAATGCCTGACCCTGAAGCAGATTGGCGAAAGAATTGGAGTATCACGCGAACGGGTTCGCCAGATTCAGGAAAAGGCGCTCGAGAAACTACGCCAGAGCAACAAGGCCAGATCCCTATATGCGGGAAGCCTCGCCGGCGTAGCCTGAAAACTTTTTTGGAGTAGGGGCGACCCTTGTGGTCGCCCGTGACGGACCGAGACAAGCCCTGCTATGGAGCGAGCAGGGACAAGCCCTGTCCCTACGCTGGAGCTTCCTATGAAGTACTTAATCGTGTTCTTATTCTTCATTTGTGCCTCCCTTGAGGCCGAAATGAAACTTGAAATCAGTAAGGACCTTCGAGAGGATGGCCTCCGGCAAGGTCAAGTCTGGAGACCTGTAGATGTTTCAAAAATGGATATCCTTGCGGGACCT
The DNA window shown above is from bacterium and carries:
- a CDS encoding lmo0937 family membrane protein; the encoded protein is MLWTIFVILLALWVLGFATNVAGGLVHILLVIALAVLVINLLSGRRAV
- a CDS encoding RNA polymerase sigma factor RpoD/SigA; the encoded protein is MGLKKRKAVKEDNTKQTLQSYLNEISMIPLLTVEEERALGYRARMGDEEAVQKLVESNLRFVVKVAKKYRRYGVPFLDLINEGNLGLIEAARRFDSDRNVRFISYAIWWIRQSILTVLSDMSHPLRLPLKVNNMLYKVGLTASRFANDLNGKPSLHDIAGGVGLSIEELTEILKVGGEALSLDQPMRESNRVLENLLPQNNTITAEDCLMRDALKQDLRNAMKQLRENEREVLNLRFGLDQEKCLTLKQIGERIGVSRERVRQIQEKALEKLRQSNKARSLYAGSLAGVA
- a CDS encoding hemerythrin domain-containing protein produces the protein MFDVLKDELEIHTHMEEAVFYPALKDDAADLIQESLKEHSIVEDLLRELEVQPKNSTEWMYKLAELRIKVEHHIHEEEQEVFPLARRVMDENELDGLGRAAQLDRSELFALK